TTTGTAGCTATCCCAGCCACATTAGCACTTTATACATCAGGCCGTACTCGAGGCGTAGTCTTGGATAGTGGCTATGGAGTAACTGATGCCGTGCCTATCTATGAGGGCTATTACCTTCCAGATGCTGTAAAAAGGCTTAATCTGGCGGGAAGTGATATCACTGAAAATCTTTGGCAGCTCATGTTGGAGAATGGGCGCTCTTTTGCTGAAAAAATGGAGACAGAGATTGTCCAGGATATCAAGGAAAAACTGTGCTACGTTGCCCTTGATCCTAAACTGGAGAGCAAGAAACCAGCTGAAGAAATCCAACGTGAGTACAAGATGCCAGATGGTACTCAGATTGTGATCGAAAGTGAGCTCTCTGGAGCACCGGAGTTGTTTTTTACGCCTGAGAGTACTGGATTGAAGGAAACTGGAGTTCACAGGCTTATGTTAAGCAGTATTGCAAAATGTGAGCAAAGGCTACATAAAGAACTGTATAGCAACATGTTACTATGTGGCGGCTCGACCCTCTTCCCAGGAATGGAGGAACGTTTGCTCAAAGAGATCAAGCTGCATATACCCAGTGGAGTACAAGTCAAAGTCATCGCCCCGCCAGAAAGGAACTATTCTGTTTGGATGGGAGCCTCAATCTTAACCAGTTTGGCATCCTTCAAACATATGTGGATCACTCTCAATGATTACAATGACTTTGGGCCATCTGTGGTGAACAagagatgtttttaaaaactgtttgtCCCAAAGTGTGACTATAGCGatcaaattttaaaatgtatgtGATCAAATACTAGTTCATAGCTCACGATATCTTGAGCGTTGGTCAAATCAACAAAAGATTTGGAATTAATATTTCTTGCGGGTAATTCTGGTTTGGTTATATTCCTTGGCACCTTTGCTTTGTACAAATGGAGCCAACCCTGTATGGTAGACAAACAATTGAGCATAAAAGAGCTATCTGTAGTAGAGTCACTAACTTGTAAAATGAACCTGTAAACTTGTTTTGGGCCTTTTTTTCATTGTCAGGCCGTATGGTTAATAACCACATTGGTTCAGAAGTTTATACCTTTGCATTTAACCATTTCCTCTCCACTTCCCTTAGTCAACCTCTTATTTACTTCACAGCGTGCCATGGAGTAACTTGACAGGCCCCAACTGTCATTGTCCCTGGGCAACTAATGAGGAAAGCTCCACTATGCTAAAAATCCCCTGATGGCCCTGGATATA
The Heptranchias perlo isolate sHepPer1 chromosome 14, sHepPer1.hap1, whole genome shotgun sequence genome window above contains:
- the LOC137332566 gene encoding actin-1-like, translated to MIKMMANPAVIIDNGSGFCKSGIVGDSIPTSVIPSVVGCSKATKGSRNANLKDYYVGKAAQARRDVLSLKYPIERGIVTSWEEMEMIWRYIYGFELRVKSKERPILLTAAPLTPFFNRERMAEIMFEGFSVPAMFVAIPATLALYTSGRTRGVVLDSGYGVTDAVPIYEGYYLPDAVKRLNLAGSDITENLWQLMLENGRSFAEKMETEIVQDIKEKLCYVALDPKLESKKPAEEIQREYKMPDGTQIVIESELSGAPELFFTPESTGLKETGVHRLMLSSIAKCEQRLHKELYSNMLLCGGSTLFPGMEERLLKEIKLHIPSGVQVKVIAPPERNYSVWMGASILTSLASFKHMWITLNDYNDFGPSVVNKRCF